The following proteins come from a genomic window of Alnus glutinosa chromosome 10, dhAlnGlut1.1, whole genome shotgun sequence:
- the LOC133879534 gene encoding scarecrow-like protein 22 translates to MKAMPLPFEEFQGKGVLDFSTASSDSLPQHHQYHLLHHHHHHQHQQQHQQQQQQQQLPPQQKWQINKENCYVGTEPTSVLDTRRSPSPPTSTSTLSSSLGHGSGGSTDTTTTNNTSGVVASAAAASASVENPPHHAGVDIGEKCGLRMEDWEGVLSESPPGQEQSILRLIMGDIEDPSMGFNNMEFNAGFGIVDQAISFGLEPISAANSVANIDPSLPLPSPDFPFGNARFGSVSAPNQHTNPLFSVPASNLLPGVFHQQQLQAIEGVDEKPQIFNPQMIMNQNQAQYAQNPALFMPLTYAQLQEHHHLSPPPAKRLNPGAIGSNYQVPKVPFSDSGQELFLRRQQSQMLPQQQRPMMVAAKQKMVNDELASQQQQQQQHLLQQAIVDQILKAAELIETGNSVLAQGILARLNHQLSPIGKPFQRAAFYFKEALQFLLHVNTTGNSLPLSPQPPPPISLILKIGAYKSFSEVSPVLQFANFTCNQALLEAFEGFDRVHIIDFDIGFGGQWASFMQELAVRNGGAPALKITAFASPSTHDELELGFTLENLKHFASDINIAFEFEIVNFEHLNSGPWPLPLRFSETEAIAVNLSIVSLWNYPVSLPAVLRFIKQLSPKIVVSLDRGCDRTDTPFPHHIIHAIQSYSGLLESLDAVNVNPDALQKIERYLLQPGIEKIVLGRHRLLDRTPPWKNVFLSSGFSPLTFSNFTESQAECLVQRTPVRGFHVEKKQSSLVLYWQQKELVSVSAWRC, encoded by the coding sequence ATGAAGGCCATGCCCCTGCCCTTTGAGGAGTTTCAAGGGAAGGGGGTGTTGGATTTTTCTACTGCATCTTCAGATTCACTGCCCCAACACCATCAgtatcatcttcttcatcatcatcatcatcatcaacatcagCAACagcatcaacaacaacaacaacaacaacaactacCACCACAACAAAAGTGGCAAATCAACAAAGAAAATTGCTATGTGGGCACTGAGCCCACCTCAGTTCTTGACACTAGAAGAAGCCCCAGCCCTCCCACTTCAACATCCACCCTGTCTTCCTCTCTCGGCCACGGCAGCGGCGGCTCCACTGACACTACGACCACCAACAACACATCCGGCGTGGTGGCGTCAGCAGCAGCAGCCTCGGCCTCCGTCGAAAACCCGCCCCACCACGCCGGCGTCGACATAGGCGAAAAATGTGGGCTGAGAATGGAGGATTGGGAGGGCGTGTTGTCTGAGTCCCCGCCTGGCCAAGAGCAGTCCATTCTCCGGCTGATTATGGGGGATATTGAGGACCCATCTATGGGATTCAACAACATGGAATTCAACGCTGGTTTCGGCATCGTAGACCAAGCTATTAGCTTTGGTCTTGAACCCATTTCTGCAGCAAATTCCGTCGCCAACATTGATCCTTCTTTACCTCTACCCTCTCCCGATTTTCCCTTCGGCAATGCAAGGTTTGGTTCGGTTTCCGCTCCCAATCAGCACACGAACCCTTTGTTCTCTGTTCCAGCAAGTAATCTTTTGCCGGGCGTATTCCATCAACAACAGCTGCAAGCAATTGAAGGCGTGGATGAGAAGCCACAGATTTTCAATCCCCAGATGATAATGAACCAGAATCAAGCTCAGTATGCTCAAAACCCGGCTTTGTTTATGCCTCTGACGTATGCCCAGTTGCAAGAGCACCACCATCTTTCACCGCCGCCGGCAAAAAGGCTCAATCCTGGGGCTATTGGTTCAAACTATCAGGTTCCTAAGGTGCCATTTTCGGATTCTGGGCAAGAATTATTTCTCCGGCGACAACAAAGTCAGATGCTCCCTCAACAACAGAGGCCAATGATGGTGGCGGCGAAGCAGAAGATGGTGAACGATGAATTGGCGAGccagcaacagcaacagcagCAACACCTTCTTCAGCAGGCCATAGTTGACCAGATACTAAAGGCAGCAGAGCTGATCGAAACAGGGAATTCGGTACTCGCGCAAGGGATATTGGCGCGGCTCAATCACCAGCTCTCTCCAATCGGCAAGCCTTTCCAAAGGGCTGCTTTCTATTTCAAGGAGGCCTTGCAATTTCTCCTCCATGTGAACACCACTGGTAATTCTTTGCCCTTGTCACCACAACCACCACCGCCTATTAGTCTCATTTTGAAGATTGGTGCTTACAAGTCCTTCTCCGAGGTCTCCCCGGTTCTTCAGTTTGCAAATTTTACTTGTAACCAAGCCCTTCTTGAGGCCTTTGAAGGCTTTGATAGAGTTCACATCATAGACTTCGATATTGGTTTTGGTGGGCAATGGGCCTCTTTTATGCAGGAGCTCGCCGTGAGAAATGGCGGTGCTCCTGCTCTTAAAATCACTGCATTTGCATCCCCATCCACACACGATGAACTCGAGCTCGGTTTCActcttgaaaatctgaaacatTTTGCTTCTGATATTAACATTGCATTTGAGTTCGAAATTGTCAACTTTGAACACTTGAACTCCGGTCCTTGGCCACTGCCACTTCGTTTCTCGGAGACTGAAGCAATTGCTGTGAATTTGTCAATTGTTTCCTTATGGAATTACCCTGTATCCCTTCCTGCTGTTCTCCGCTTTATAAAGCAGCTCTCCCCCAAAATTGTTGTCTCTTTGGATAGAGGCTGTGATCGAACTGATACTCCATTTCCCCACCACATTATTCATGCCATTCAATCTTATTCGGGCCTGCTCGAATCGCTGGATGCTGTTAATGTGAACCCAGATGCCTTGCAAAAGATAGAGAGGTATTTGCTACAGCCAGGCATTGAGAAAATCGTTCTGGGTCGCCACCGTTTGCTCGATCGAACGCCTCCGTGGAAGAATGTATTTTTGTCATCTGGGTTCTCCCCATTGACATTCAGTAACTTCACCGAGTCGCAAGCGGAGTGTCTGGTGCAGAGGACTCCGGTTCGGGGGTTCCATGTCGAGAAGAAACAGTCTTCGCTTGTTCTCTACTGGCAGCAAAAGGAGCTTGTCTCGGTGTCGGCTTGGAGGTGCTGA